One genomic segment of Sphingorhabdus sp. M41 includes these proteins:
- a CDS encoding Gfo/Idh/MocA family oxidoreductase gives MRIALAGGGAFGEKHLDGLKNIEGVEVTALVGRRLEPTQAMAEKYGVGFATTDYEAMLERDDVDAVILATPTQMHADQAIKAMNAGKHVEVEIPLADSWADAEAVLDKQKETGLVCMVGHTRRFNPSHQYVHKKIAAGEFNIQQMDVQTYFFRRQNMNAKGQPRSWTDHLLWHHAAHTVDLFAYQAGPIIQANAIQGPIHPELGIAMDMSIQLKAESGAICTLSLSFNNDGPLGTFFRYIGDTDTYIARYDDLVNGKEEVIDVSKVDVSMNGIELQDREFIAAIREGREPNSSVAQVLPCYKVLHDLEQQLG, from the coding sequence ATGAGAATTGCACTCGCCGGTGGCGGCGCTTTTGGTGAAAAACATCTCGACGGCCTGAAGAACATCGAAGGTGTCGAGGTTACTGCCTTGGTTGGCCGGCGGCTGGAACCGACGCAGGCGATGGCCGAAAAATATGGGGTCGGTTTTGCGACCACCGATTATGAAGCGATGCTGGAGCGGGATGATGTCGATGCGGTGATATTGGCCACACCGACGCAGATGCACGCCGACCAGGCAATCAAGGCGATGAATGCCGGCAAGCATGTCGAGGTGGAAATTCCGCTGGCCGACAGCTGGGCCGATGCCGAGGCAGTGCTGGACAAGCAGAAGGAAACCGGCCTTGTCTGCATGGTCGGCCACACCCGGCGCTTCAATCCCTCCCATCAATATGTTCACAAGAAGATTGCGGCTGGCGAGTTCAATATCCAGCAAATGGACGTACAGACCTATTTCTTCCGCCGCCAGAATATGAACGCCAAGGGCCAGCCACGCAGCTGGACCGACCATCTGCTCTGGCACCATGCGGCACATACTGTCGATCTGTTCGCTTATCAGGCCGGCCCGATCATCCAGGCCAATGCCATCCAGGGGCCGATCCATCCGGAACTGGGCATTGCGATGGACATGTCGATCCAGCTGAAGGCGGAAAGCGGCGCGATCTGCACCTTGTCGCTCAGCTTCAACAATGACGGGCCGCTGGGGACCTTCTTCCGCTATATCGGCGATACCGACACCTATATTGCGCGCTACGACGACCTGGTGAACGGCAAGGAAGAGGTCATTGACGTGTCCAAGGTCGATGTGTCGATGAACGGTATCGAATTGCAGGACCGCGAATTCATTGCTGCCATCCGCGAAGGCCGCGAACCGAACAGTTCGGTTGCGCAAGTATTGCCTTGCTACAAGGTTCTTCACGATCTGGAGCAGCAGCTCGGGTGA
- a CDS encoding class III extradiol dioxygenase subunit beta, with product MARITAGVGSSHVPLLGVAVDQGKTEDEYFGPIFKGYEWTKNWEKEEKPDVIILVYNDHASAFDMKFIPTFAIGCSESYKPADEGWGPRDVPDVEGHPDLAWHIAQSLILDEFDMTIINEMDVDHGLTVPMSMMYGQPEKWPVKVVPLAVNVVTYPVPSGNRCWALGEAIKRAVESFPEDLNVQIWGTGGMSHQLQGPRAGLLNREWDNKFLDLMVGDSDAARYIPHIEYLRETGSEGIEMVMWLIMRGALGKKTKCLHRHYHIPCSNTAIGHIVLEPDN from the coding sequence ATGGCGCGTATTACAGCCGGTGTCGGCAGCAGCCATGTTCCGCTGCTCGGCGTAGCGGTCGATCAGGGTAAGACGGAAGATGAATATTTCGGCCCGATATTCAAAGGCTATGAATGGACGAAAAACTGGGAAAAGGAAGAGAAGCCGGATGTGATAATCCTGGTCTATAATGACCATGCTTCTGCCTTTGACATGAAATTCATTCCGACCTTCGCCATTGGCTGTAGCGAGAGCTACAAGCCGGCGGACGAGGGCTGGGGGCCGCGCGACGTGCCGGATGTCGAAGGCCATCCCGACCTCGCCTGGCATATAGCGCAGAGCTTGATCCTCGACGAATTTGACATGACGATCATCAACGAGATGGATGTCGATCACGGCCTGACCGTGCCGATGAGCATGATGTATGGCCAGCCCGAGAAGTGGCCGGTGAAAGTGGTGCCGCTCGCGGTCAACGTTGTCACTTATCCGGTGCCCTCGGGCAATCGCTGCTGGGCGCTGGGCGAGGCGATCAAACGCGCGGTGGAGAGCTTTCCGGAAGATCTGAACGTACAGATCTGGGGAACCGGCGGCATGAGCCATCAGTTGCAGGGGCCGCGCGCCGGTCTGCTCAACCGCGAATGGGACAATAAGTTTCTCGATCTGATGGTCGGCGATAGCGATGCTGCGCGTTATATTCCGCATATCGAATATCTGCGCGAAACCGGCAGCGAAGGCATTGAAATGGTGATGTGGCTGATCATGCGCGGTGCGCTGGGCAAAAAGACGAAATGCCTGCACCGACACTATCATATCCCCTGCAGCAACACGGCGATCGGGCATATCGTGCTCGAACCCGACAATTAA
- the pobA gene encoding 4-hydroxybenzoate 3-monooxygenase, which translates to MKTRVAIIGAGPAGLLLGHLLRAEGIDCVIVERRAPEYVLGRIRAGVLERTTTDLMDRLGINERLNAEGLKEAGFALADGERLIRIDTLGLTGKYVTVYGQTEVTRDLMDAAAERGLEIIYEAADVSLHDVDSDIPYVTFEKDGAGQRLDAQFIAGCDGYYGPSRKAIPAKVAKEFERVYPFGWLGMLADVPPCHDELIYANHDRGFALASMRSKTRSRYYIDVPLTEKVEDWSDERLWDELAVRLGPEAAANITRGPSIEKSIAPLRSYVFEPMRHGRLFLAGDAAHIVPPTGAKGLNLAASDVAYLSDALIGFFKQGDNDAIAGYSAKALARIWKSERFSWSLTKLMHRFPEDGPFERQMQMAELDYIASSVAAQTSIAENYVGLPL; encoded by the coding sequence GTGAAAACCCGGGTTGCCATAATTGGTGCGGGGCCGGCTGGATTATTATTGGGTCATTTGCTCCGCGCCGAGGGTATCGACTGTGTCATCGTCGAGCGCCGGGCACCGGAATATGTGCTGGGCCGGATCAGGGCAGGCGTTCTGGAACGCACAACCACGGATCTGATGGACCGGCTGGGCATTAACGAGCGATTGAATGCCGAGGGGCTGAAGGAAGCAGGCTTCGCGCTTGCCGATGGCGAACGGCTGATCCGCATCGATACGCTGGGCCTTACCGGCAAATATGTGACGGTCTATGGCCAGACCGAAGTGACCCGCGATCTGATGGATGCGGCTGCCGAACGCGGCCTCGAGATCATCTACGAAGCAGCAGATGTTTCGCTCCACGATGTCGATAGCGACATTCCCTATGTCACCTTCGAAAAGGATGGTGCGGGCCAGCGCTTGGACGCGCAATTTATCGCCGGTTGTGATGGCTATTATGGTCCGTCACGAAAGGCGATTCCTGCTAAAGTGGCGAAGGAATTCGAACGCGTCTATCCGTTCGGCTGGCTGGGCATGTTGGCCGACGTTCCGCCCTGTCATGACGAACTGATCTACGCCAATCACGACCGCGGATTTGCGCTTGCATCGATGCGGTCGAAGACGCGCAGCCGCTATTATATCGATGTTCCCCTGACCGAGAAAGTCGAGGACTGGTCTGATGAGCGCCTTTGGGATGAACTTGCTGTCCGCCTCGGCCCGGAAGCGGCGGCCAATATCACGCGCGGGCCGTCGATCGAGAAAAGCATCGCGCCGCTGCGATCCTACGTGTTCGAGCCGATGCGCCATGGCCGTCTGTTTCTCGCCGGGGACGCAGCGCATATTGTTCCGCCGACCGGTGCCAAGGGATTGAACCTCGCCGCATCCGATGTTGCCTATCTGTCCGACGCATTGATCGGCTTTTTCAAACAGGGCGATAATGATGCCATCGCGGGCTATTCGGCAAAAGCCTTGGCAAGAATATGGAAGTCGGAACGCTTCAGCTGGTCGCTTACCAAGCTGATGCACCGCTTTCCCGAGGATGGACCGTTTGAACGGCAAATGCAGATGGCGGAACTGGACTATATCGCAAGCAGCGTTGCTGCGCAGACAAGCATCGCGGAAAATTATGTAGGGCTACCTTTATGA
- the ligA gene encoding protocatechuate 4,5-dioxygenase subunit alpha, whose protein sequence is MVSKSQDRDIHEYLAELEDIPGTRVFTAARARKGYWLNQFAMSLMKPENREAWKADERKYLDRWPMTDEQKEAILARDYNRCLDLGGNVYFLAKVFSTDGLSFAEAVSTMTDMSFPEYRDMMMKGGRSAQGNRSIKANLASATAENNKGVN, encoded by the coding sequence ATTGTGAGCAAGAGCCAGGATCGGGATATCCATGAATATCTCGCCGAACTGGAGGATATTCCGGGAACCCGCGTGTTCACCGCAGCACGGGCACGCAAGGGCTATTGGCTGAACCAGTTTGCGATGAGCCTGATGAAACCTGAAAATCGCGAGGCCTGGAAGGCGGACGAGAGAAAATATCTCGATCGCTGGCCGATGACCGACGAGCAGAAGGAAGCCATATTGGCGCGCGACTATAACCGTTGCCTCGATCTGGGCGGCAACGTCTATTTCCTGGCCAAGGTGTTTTCGACGGACGGGCTGAGCTTTGCCGAGGCGGTCTCGACTATGACCGACATGAGCTTTCCCGAATATCGGGACATGATGATGAAAGGCGGGCGGTCGGCTCAGGGCAATCGCTCGATCAAGGCCAATCTTGCCAGCGCGACCGCCGAGAATAACAAGGGAGTGAATTGA
- a CDS encoding CmcJ/NvfI family oxidoreductase, with protein MTIDAIINYAARTDFRQRYYANDHSKDTVVVEGRLMPLIDARACAPNLDKEGFKLVHHASAVTDFTDRAQIAAIHADEIIALLKAETGADMLIVSGPGILRFSEKSAEAGAHNNSMPARFAHIDTSAETARGFAQASQPEGTKVRRYAHYNVWRSFSGPPQDVPLALCDARSVSADDLLIADALFDEAGKPDWGFESYLIAHDDAHRWHWFSDMAIDEALIFKTSDSEYQNPVPHVAFDHPQVPEDCHPRASVEMRAVAYWYD; from the coding sequence ATGACGATCGATGCCATTATCAATTACGCGGCGCGCACCGATTTTCGCCAGCGCTATTATGCCAATGATCATAGCAAGGATACGGTGGTGGTCGAAGGCCGCTTGATGCCCTTGATCGATGCCAGGGCTTGCGCGCCGAATCTGGACAAAGAAGGCTTCAAGCTCGTGCACCACGCCAGTGCCGTGACGGATTTTACCGATCGGGCCCAAATTGCCGCGATCCATGCCGATGAAATCATCGCGCTGCTCAAGGCTGAAACCGGTGCAGATATGCTCATCGTTTCAGGTCCGGGAATCTTGCGCTTCAGCGAAAAAAGCGCCGAGGCCGGCGCGCATAACAACAGCATGCCGGCCCGCTTTGCCCATATCGACACCAGTGCGGAAACGGCCAGAGGATTTGCGCAGGCCAGCCAGCCGGAAGGCACCAAGGTTCGCCGCTATGCCCATTATAATGTCTGGCGCTCTTTTTCAGGTCCGCCGCAGGACGTGCCGCTTGCGCTCTGTGATGCGCGGTCCGTCAGCGCGGATGATCTGCTGATCGCCGACGCTCTGTTCGATGAAGCGGGCAAGCCGGACTGGGGCTTCGAAAGCTATCTCATCGCGCATGATGATGCGCATCGCTGGCACTGGTTTTCCGATATGGCGATTGACGAAGCCCTGATCTTCAAGACCAGCGATTCCGAATATCAAAACCCGGTGCCGCATGTTGCCTTTGATCACCCGCAGGTGCCGGAAGACTGCCATCCCCGCGCCAGTGTGGAGATGCGAGCCGTCGCCTATTGGTACGACTGA
- a CDS encoding aldo/keto reductase, with amino-acid sequence MSISKRTINGHSVNPVGLGCMSLSWAYGVPPPEEDASKLLHRALDLGYDHLDTANIYGLGHNETLIGNALNGRREEFFLATKMGLVIDGDRRGVDCSPAAIRRCVEESLIRLQTDHIDLYYMHRRDFNVPIEESVGAMAELIKEGKIGSIGLSEMSAETLRKAAAEHPIAAVQTEYSLWTRNPEIAVLEACRELGTTLVAFSPVGRGVLANGVRDVNALAEKDLRRNMPRFNEDNWPKNLHLVDQYNAIAAEEGVTPAQLSLAWVLSRGEHIVAIPGTAAIAHLEENLARWDWEPSAETQARLDALINQASVAGPRYGEMIQKTIDTEEFA; translated from the coding sequence ATGAGCATTTCAAAACGCACCATCAACGGCCACAGCGTCAATCCGGTCGGGCTCGGCTGCATGTCTCTATCCTGGGCCTATGGCGTGCCGCCGCCGGAAGAGGATGCATCGAAGCTGCTGCACCGTGCGCTCGATCTCGGCTATGATCATCTTGATACGGCGAATATTTACGGACTTGGTCATAATGAAACGCTGATCGGCAATGCTCTGAATGGTCGCCGGGAAGAGTTTTTCCTCGCGACCAAAATGGGGCTGGTGATTGATGGCGACAGACGCGGTGTTGATTGCAGCCCAGCGGCGATCCGCCGATGTGTCGAGGAATCTTTAATCCGCCTGCAAACCGATCATATCGATCTCTATTATATGCACCGCCGGGACTTTAATGTGCCGATTGAGGAATCGGTTGGCGCGATGGCGGAGCTTATCAAGGAAGGGAAAATCGGCAGCATCGGATTGTCCGAAATGTCCGCCGAAACCTTGAGAAAAGCAGCGGCGGAGCATCCCATTGCGGCGGTTCAGACCGAATATTCGTTGTGGACGCGAAATCCGGAAATTGCGGTTCTCGAAGCCTGCCGTGAACTGGGCACAACGCTGGTTGCCTTCTCTCCGGTTGGGCGCGGCGTTTTGGCCAATGGCGTGCGCGATGTGAATGCGCTGGCGGAGAAGGATCTGCGCCGCAACATGCCCCGTTTCAACGAAGACAACTGGCCGAAAAACCTGCATTTGGTCGATCAGTATAATGCGATCGCGGCGGAAGAAGGCGTAACCCCGGCGCAGCTTTCACTGGCCTGGGTCTTGTCCAGAGGCGAACATATTGTCGCTATCCCCGGAACCGCTGCCATCGCCCATCTCGAGGAAAATCTCGCTCGCTGGGACTGGGAACCTTCAGCTGAAACGCAGGCGCGGCTCGATGCGCTGATCAATCAGGCAAGCGTCGCCGGACCACGCTACGGTGAGATGATCCAGAAAACCATCGACACCGAGGAATTTGCCTGA